One stretch of Bosea vaviloviae DNA includes these proteins:
- a CDS encoding DUF1272 domain-containing protein, producing the protein MLQLRPNCECCDRDLAPGSRDAMICTFECTFCADCADTRFQGACPNCGGELVRRPVRPASKLETYPASQERVRKPHPECAAA; encoded by the coding sequence ATGCTGCAACTGCGCCCGAACTGCGAATGCTGCGACCGCGACCTGGCCCCCGGCTCGCGCGACGCGATGATCTGCACCTTCGAATGCACCTTCTGCGCGGATTGCGCCGATACGCGCTTCCAGGGCGCCTGCCCGAATTGCGGCGGCGAACTGGTGCGCCGGCCGGTCAGGCCAGCAAGCAAGCTGGAGACATATCCGGCCTCGCAGGAGCGGGTGAGGAAGCCGCATCCGGAATGCGCGGCGGCGTGA